One window of Medicago truncatula cultivar Jemalong A17 chromosome 2, MtrunA17r5.0-ANR, whole genome shotgun sequence genomic DNA carries:
- the LOC25486908 gene encoding 50S ribosomal protein L7/L12 has translation MSLLLRIRHRLHNGFYRQPLYESTIGLNARKLNVFSRNFGQAARKEEEEDVEEVEIDQRSLPADFDPATFDPTNNRGPPSERVFRLVDEVASLTLAEGAELGLILMKKMGIKEMPNVGYMKAGSANLAGMATKTTTAAQEEVKPEKTVFELKLLSFEAASKIKVIKEVRGFTDLGLKEAKDIVEKTPSIIKKGVSKEEGEQIIEKMKALGANVVLE, from the coding sequence ATGAGCTTGCTTTTGAGAATAAGGCATCGTTTACACAATGGTTTTTATAGACAACCTCTTTATGAAAGCACAATAGGGCTTAATGCTAGGAAATTAAATGTATTTTCGAGAAACTTTGGTCAAGCTGCAAGAAAAGAGGAGGAGGAAGACGTAGAGGAAGTGGAAATTGATCAAAGAAGTCTCCCAGCTGATTTTGATCCTGCAACATTTGATCCCACTAACAATCGTGGCCCTCCATCAGAGAGAGTTTTCAGGCTTGTTGATGAAGTGGCGTCTCTAACGCTAGCTGAAGGTGCGGAATTGGGTCTCATTTTAATGAAGAAAATGGGGATAAAGGAGATGCCTAATGTGGGATATATGAAAGCAGGCTCTGCAAATTTGGCCGGAATGGCAACAAAAACCACAACTGCAGCCCAAGAGGAGGTAAAACCAGAAAAAACTGTATTTGAATTGAAACTGTTGTCGTTTGAAGCAGCTTCCAAAATTAAAGTCATCAAGGAGGTTCGGGGCTTTACCGATTTAGGTTTGAAGGAGGCAAAGGATATTGTCGAAAAAACACCATCTATTATAAAGAAAGGTGTTTCAAAGGAAGAAGGAGAACAGAtaatagagaaaatgaaagcacTTGGTGCTAATGTTGTTTTGGAGTGA